In Campylobacterota bacterium, the sequence ATTCCGCCGAGGTTGCAGTTTGAAAACGGACAAGACATGAAGCTGTCGTTTTTCTCGATGATTGCCACATCGAATTTAGGATCGATTTTTTTGAGCTCTTTGGCAACGGTCAGACCGCCCCATCCGCCACCGATAATAACGACCTGGTGTTTACCGAGCATTTTGCCTGATGCCGCCGATCCCGGCGCCGCGCCTGCAGCGGCCGTACAACCTGAAACAGCGGCAGCAGCGGCGCTGATACCGGCAAACTTGAGTAAGTCACGTCTTGAAAGTTTCATACTTAGGGTTCTCCTCTTCTTCGATTAGCTTCGAGTGCGAAAACAATAACAAATTCGTCATCGCTTGAGGAGTATCATAGGTATTTAATTCTTAAAGATTTATAACTATATATAAAATATCAAAAAAAATACCAAATAAGTTAATTTTATATCAATCAGTGTGATAACTATGTGATATTTTCCAAATTACCGCATTCATGCTATGATAACGCCAACCCATTCCCCAAAGGAAAAGCATGCAAGCCGCAGAGTGCCACAGTTTAGAAGAAGTACGCCAGTATATCGACCGTCTGGACGATCAGATCGTCGAACTGATCGCCGCGCGCAACGCTTACGTCAAGCAGGCTGCCCAGTTCAAACATTCGATCGAGGAGATTAAAGGTGAAGAGAGAATGGAAGCGGTCATGGACCGCGTCCGGCTCAAGGCGATGGAGTCGGGGGTATCCCCCAATCTCCTCTCGAAACTCTATAAAATAATGATAGACGAAATGGTCGAAGCGGAAATTTCGGAATTCCGCAACGCCAAGTCATTGTAATGCAACACGCTTCCGGATCCGCGAGGAATCACCGTTCCGGATGCCGTACTCATTCAAACCGCGTTACTTCGCCGCGGCAGAGCGCCGCCACCACTTTTCCCCGAAGCATTTCGTTTTTGTAGAGACTGTGATGGTGCGATACGGAGGTTGTCCCTTCGGGATCGAACACGATCACGTCCCCTTTTGCGCCGAGCGCGATTTCACCGCTTTCGATCCCGATATGGCTCCCCGGAACGCGCGACGCGACTTCGGCGAAGCGGGATACGGAGATCGTACCCGGTCGAATCAGGTAGGTATAGCACAGCGGAAGGTACTCTTCGATCGCAGTCGTACCGAACTGCGCGTCGTAAAACGTAATGTCTTTGTGAACGTCCGAATTAGGCTGGTGAAGGGCGCTGAGCGAAGCGATCGCGCCGTTTCGGAGCGCTTCGAGCAGCGCGAGGCGTTTGGCCTCGTTCACCAGCGGCGGATTGATTTTGGCGTCGGTATCAAATCCCAGGCACGCCGAATCGTTTTTCAGCAGGTGGTGCAGCGAGACCTCGCACGATACGTCGACCCCCTCTGAACGGGCGTTGGAAACCATTTCCACCGTTCGGGGCTCCGTGACGCTTTTGAAGACGATCCGTATGCCGAAATGGCGGGCGATCTCGATCATCGAGGCGACGTGTACCACTTCCGAAAGGGGGGAAATTCCCGGAAGTCCGAGCTGCGAAGCGATTTCGCCGTCGCTCATGACGCCGCTCTCGTGCAGACTTTTATCGGTCGCTTTGTAAAACAGCGTCCTGTCCGCCATTTTCAGATACTGGGCGATACGGCTGATGCGGTTGTAATCGTCGATCGTATCGGTATGAACGGCGACCGAACCTTTTTTGAGCATGATCGCGATATTGCTGAGGCTCCCCTCTTCGTTCAGGGCACTGAGGGTTGATTCGATGGTCGCACCGTGTGCGAGATGGCGGTGCTGCTGTACGAACTCGAGGGTGATTTCGTCATCGATGCGCGGCGTGCAATCGCTGGCCAGTACCGCCGTCGTAACGCCGCCGCGAAGTGCGCGGCGGGAGAGTTTTTCGAGGTTGGTCCGGTTGAGCTGCGCGTCTTTTAACCGAACGTCGGTATCGACCAGTCCGGGGAACAGATAACACCCCTTTGCGTCAATCGTTTCGTCTCCGTGCAAATCGTCGCCGATTTCGGTGACGATCCCCTCTTCGATCCGGACATCCTTTCTCCGTTCCCCGTGAATATCGCAAATAACCGCACCCGAAATGATCATAGTTGCTCCCGTTCGCTATAATTACGTTATTGTAGACTATGAATGGTTAAAGGCACCTCTAAAAATGGCGAAAATGTTGTTATTTTTGTTTCCGATGATCCTTTTCGCGGCCGGAGATCTCTACACGCAGGGGAAAAAACTCTATTTTTCCAAAGGGTGCAACGGCTGCCACGGCATTTCGGCCGCCGGCTCCGCCCAGTACCCCGCGCTGGCGTATCGGCGCAAAGCATTTCTGGCACACAAACTCAAAGAGTACCGCGCCAAAAAAGGTTCCACCCAGCTTTCCCAGATGATGATCCCTTTTGCCATGGGGCTCAGCGACCGCGAAATCGACGCGCTCACCACCTTTTTGGGCGAATACCGCGAGGGGAAAAGCACCTATACGCCCGATATGAGCAACCGGGGAGACGGAGGATCATGAAGCTACTCGTCAGCGCCCTGGAGCATTCCGCAAACGTCCATTTACGCTATCTAGTCCGGGAATTGGGCGAGGAGGTCGAATTGTGCGGCATTTTCGACTCGTCGCTGGGAGAGAGTATCGTCGATCTGCGTTCGACCTCCGTCATGGGGTTCGTTGACGCGCTCAAAAAACTCCCGTTTTTCTTCCGCCTCAAAGACCGGATGCTCGAACTCGCCGCGACGGCCGACAAAGTGCTGCTGATCGATTCCTCAGGATTCAATCTTCCGCTGGCCAAAGCAATCCGGAAACGGTATCCCGAAAAAGAGATCGTCTATTACATCCTCCCCCAGGCATGGGCATGGAAGAAAAAACGGATCCCGGTACTGGAGCGAACCATCACCCGGCTTTGTTCCATCCTCCCCTTCGAGCCCTCGTATTATTCGAAGGAGGCCCCGATCGAATACGTCGGACATCCGCTGCTCGACGAGATCTCCCTGCGCAAGCCGGACCTCACCCACAGCGGCAAAATCACGTTCATGCCCGGCAGCCGCCCCGGAGAGATCAAACGGCTCATGCCGGTTTTCCGGGAGCTTCGGCCGATGCTCGAATGCACCGCGCAGCTCGTCATCCCTCCCCACTTTACCGCCGGGCAGGTAGAAGAACTTTACGGCGACATCGCCGGATTCGAAGTGGTCCATGACGCCCACCGAAGCCTCG encodes:
- a CDS encoding chorismate mutase, with amino-acid sequence MQAAECHSLEEVRQYIDRLDDQIVELIAARNAYVKQAAQFKHSIEEIKGEERMEAVMDRVRLKAMESGVSPNLLSKLYKIMIDEMVEAEISEFRNAKSL
- the lpxB gene encoding lipid-A-disaccharide synthase → MKLLVSALEHSANVHLRYLVRELGEEVELCGIFDSSLGESIVDLRSTSVMGFVDALKKLPFFFRLKDRMLELAATADKVLLIDSSGFNLPLAKAIRKRYPEKEIVYYILPQAWAWKKKRIPVLERTITRLCSILPFEPSYYSKEAPIEYVGHPLLDEISLRKPDLTHSGKITFMPGSRPGEIKRLMPVFRELRPMLECTAQLVIPPHFTAGQVEELYGDIAGFEVVHDAHRSLVESDFAFICSGTATLEAALIGTPFVLVYIAKALDYAIARRLVKLDYVGLGNILFSHAFGRPLHLELLQNEVYAQNLYNAYRQTDTAAFFSDAERLRGLLGHGSAKRVSEIIKDSK
- a CDS encoding c-type cytochrome — its product is MLLFLFPMILFAAGDLYTQGKKLYFSKGCNGCHGISAAGSAQYPALAYRRKAFLAHKLKEYRAKKGSTQLSQMMIPFAMGLSDREIDALTTFLGEYREGKSTYTPDMSNRGDGGS
- a CDS encoding dihydroorotase — protein: MIISGAVICDIHGERRKDVRIEEGIVTEIGDDLHGDETIDAKGCYLFPGLVDTDVRLKDAQLNRTNLEKLSRRALRGGVTTAVLASDCTPRIDDEITLEFVQQHRHLAHGATIESTLSALNEEGSLSNIAIMLKKGSVAVHTDTIDDYNRISRIAQYLKMADRTLFYKATDKSLHESGVMSDGEIASQLGLPGISPLSEVVHVASMIEIARHFGIRIVFKSVTEPRTVEMVSNARSEGVDVSCEVSLHHLLKNDSACLGFDTDAKINPPLVNEAKRLALLEALRNGAIASLSALHQPNSDVHKDITFYDAQFGTTAIEEYLPLCYTYLIRPGTISVSRFAEVASRVPGSHIGIESGEIALGAKGDVIVFDPEGTTSVSHHHSLYKNEMLRGKVVAALCRGEVTRFE